The DNA sequence TCGGCCGTTGGACCCGCCCAGGGCTCGGACAGCCATTACGTATTCCTTCTCCCTCAAGGAAAGAACTTCTGCCCGCACTACCCGGGCATAGATCACCCATCCGGTAATGCCCATGACGATGATGATATTCTGCAGATTAGGCCCCAGAACGGCAATAATGGCAATAGCAAGAAGGATGAAGGGGAAGGCCAATTGGACATCGGCCAAGCGCATAAATACGCTGTCTATCTTCCCGCCGTAAAAACCGGAGAAAAGACCGATGATGGTCCCCAGAAAAGCAGAGAAGACAACGGCGGAAACACTGACCACGATAGAGATCCGGGCGCCGTAGATCAATCGGCTGATAATATCCCGCCCCAGGTGGTCAGTCCCCAAAAGGTAATTGGGGTCGGTCCCTGCTTGGCCCAAGGGAGGAAGAAGTCGTTTTTCTACGTCTTGGAGGATGGGGTCATGGGGGGAAATCAAGGGAGCGAAAATAGCTGAAAAAATAACCCCCAAAACCATGATCAGGCCAAAAACGGCCCCTTTGTTTTCCAGCAGCTTGCGCAGGACTTTCTGCCCTCGGGTGACTCTTCGATCTTCTCCCACGAAGTCTAAAGTTTTTGCGGCATTCTCTAAAAAATCCATGATCTATTCTTTCACCCCAACTTTACCCGCGGATCCAGGTAGGTATAGAGAATATCGACTACCAGGTTGACCAGGACAAAAATCGATGCCAGGAGAAAAACCGCTGCTTGCACAACCGGATAATCCCGGTTGTATATCGCCTGCACGGCTAAACGCCCCACCCCTGGCCAGGCAAAGATGGTCTCCGTGATCACCGCTCCCCCAAGGAGAGTCCCCAACTCCATTCCGACGATCGTTACCACAGGAATTAAAGCATTCTTCA is a window from the Deltaproteobacteria bacterium genome containing:
- a CDS encoding ABC transporter permease; translation: MDFLENAAKTLDFVGEDRRVTRGQKVLRKLLENKGAVFGLIMVLGVIFSAIFAPLISPHDPILQDVEKRLLPPLGQAGTDPNYLLGTDHLGRDIISRLIYGARISIVVSVSAVVFSAFLGTIIGLFSGFYGGKIDSVFMRLADVQLAFPFILLAIAIIAVLGPNLQNIIIVMGITGWVIYARVVRAEVLSLREKEYVMAVRALGGSNGRIIFNHLLPNVVPPIIVIITLEMARMIIMEAALSFLGLGIQPPTPTWGGMLADGRVYLVTSWWLATFPGLVIMLVVLGINLLGNWLRD